In the Arthrobacter sp. CDRTa11 genome, CCGGCATCGTTGGCGGCGCGCTATGGGGCGGGCTCGTTGGGCTCCTTAAAGCACGGACAGGCGCCCACGAGGTCATCCTGACCATCATGTTCAACTACGTGGCGCTGTACTTCCTGGGATACCTGCTGAATACGCCGGCCTTCCAGCGGCCGGGGGAATCCAACCCGATCTCCCCCATCCTGGATCCTACGGCCGTGTACCCGCAGATTCTCGGCTCACAGTACCGGCTGCACCTGGGGTTCATCCTGGCCATCGCCGCTACCGTCCTGGTGTGGTGGCTGCTGAACCGTTCCACGGTCGGCTTCGAATTCCGGGCTGTCGGGGCCAACCCCAAGGCGGCCCAGACAGCGGGCATCAATGTATCCCGCTCCACCATCCTGGTGATGGCCATGGCAGGTGCCCTCGCCGGAATGTCAGGTGTTGCCCAAGTGGCGGGGACGGAAAAAGTCCTGACGGACGGCGTAGCCGCAACGTACGGCTTTGACGCCATCACCGTGGCGCTGCTGGGACGCTCGACGCCGTGGGGCACCTTCGCAGCCGGTCTCCTGTTCGGCGCCTTCCGCGCCGGAGCAGTCCAGATGCAGATCCAGACCGGCACCCCCATCGACATCGTCCTCGTCGTCCAGTCACTGATCGTGCTTTTCATCGCGGCCCCGCCACTGGTGCGGGCGGTCTTTGGGCTGAATCCGCGGCGCAAAAAGCCGGCGAAAGCCGGAAAGTCCCAGCAGGCAGCAGCCACCGGAGGTGCAGCATGAGCACAACAGCAACATCGCCCCTGCCGGGAAAGCGGGAGCCGGGCACCCCGCGGGCCGCCGACCAGTCCCTTGCAGTTTCGGCCAGACCGGCCACCTGGAAGACCCCGGCGATGCTCGGCGTCCTCGGACTCGCCGCTTTCATCTTCTTTGGCCTGATGGGACCGAACCAGACCGCGAAGTTCGGCATCTCCACCGCCGGCGACTTCTTCCAGCTCCCCGCCCTTGAAGTGCCCGCGTTCCTCGGTGGCATGGTGCTTTCCCTGATCCTGCTGGGACTCGCAGCGTATGCGGTCTTCCTCAAAACCAAGGACCAGTCTGCACCTACCTGGTTGCCGATCACCTTCACTGTCGTTTTTGCAGCAGCGTTCCTGATCTGGGTTGTTGGCGGAGCGCGCACTCCCAGCATCTCGTTGGCAGGCCTCATCGCCGGATCAGTCACGCTTGCCGTGCCGCTGGTCTTTGGATCCCTCTCAGGTGTCCTGTGTGAACGCGTCGGCGTCGTGAACATCGCCATCGAAGGGCAACTCCTGGGCGGTGCCTTTACCGCCGCCATGGTGGCAAGCATGACAAGGAGTCCGTTGCTTGGGCTGGTGGCCGCTGCCGTGGCCGGCGCCGTCGTCTCCATGGTCCTGGCTTTTTTCAGCATCAAGTACCTGGTCAACCAGATCATTGTGGGCGTAGTCCTCAACGTCCTGGTCTCCGGCCTCACCGGCTTCCTGTTCAGTACCGTCATGCAGGCCAACAAGGCGCAGTTCAACTCGCCGCCGGGCCTGGACAACATCGAAATTCCGGTTCTGTCGGGCATCCCCATCATCGGACCCATCCTGTTCAAGCAGTCCCTGGTGGGCTACCTGATGTACGTCGCCGTCCTTGTTGTGTGGGTGGGCCTTTTCAAGACCAAATGGGGCCTGCGGGTCCGCGCGGTGGGCGAACACCCGCAGGCCGCCGACACCATGGGAATCAAGGTCAACGCCACCCGCTTCTGGAACGTCACCCTTGGCGGTGCCATTGCCGGAATCGGCGGATCCTTTTTCACCCTGGTGGCCATCGACAGCTTTACCAAGGAAATTTCCGGTGGACGTGGCTTTATCGCCCTGGCCGCCCTGATCTTTGGTCGCTGGAACCCCATTGGTGCCTTCTTCGCGGCCCTGCTGTTTGGCTTCGCGGATAACCTGCAGAGCATCGTGACCATCATCGGGACGCCGGTACCCAGCCAGTTCATGGCAATGCTGCCATACCTGGTGACGGTCCTTGCAGTGGCAGGGCTGGTGGGCCGGTCCAGGCCCCCGGCCGCCAGCGGCATCCCCTACGTCAAGGGCTGAACCGCATGGGAAACTACGGCCGGGGAGAAAAACTAAGCGCTG is a window encoding:
- a CDS encoding ABC transporter permease, which gives rise to MTDKHPHKHVAGQHAGKPHEASPAAEETAAVVALDTAGGAREPSAVPATAQSGKLPGAPDSVARRIFTGSGMVSVLAVLLALVIGGLLIASTDERVGATSSYLLARPTDFLSAVWSAATGSYIALFQGAVFNPRASGLAAQFAPLMETLTIATPLITAGLGVALAFRAGLFNIGAQGQIIMAGILAAWVGFALHLPVGLHLLLVLVAGIVGGALWGGLVGLLKARTGAHEVILTIMFNYVALYFLGYLLNTPAFQRPGESNPISPILDPTAVYPQILGSQYRLHLGFILAIAATVLVWWLLNRSTVGFEFRAVGANPKAAQTAGINVSRSTILVMAMAGALAGMSGVAQVAGTEKVLTDGVAATYGFDAITVALLGRSTPWGTFAAGLLFGAFRAGAVQMQIQTGTPIDIVLVVQSLIVLFIAAPPLVRAVFGLNPRRKKPAKAGKSQQAAATGGAA
- a CDS encoding ABC transporter permease; protein product: MSTTATSPLPGKREPGTPRAADQSLAVSARPATWKTPAMLGVLGLAAFIFFGLMGPNQTAKFGISTAGDFFQLPALEVPAFLGGMVLSLILLGLAAYAVFLKTKDQSAPTWLPITFTVVFAAAFLIWVVGGARTPSISLAGLIAGSVTLAVPLVFGSLSGVLCERVGVVNIAIEGQLLGGAFTAAMVASMTRSPLLGLVAAAVAGAVVSMVLAFFSIKYLVNQIIVGVVLNVLVSGLTGFLFSTVMQANKAQFNSPPGLDNIEIPVLSGIPIIGPILFKQSLVGYLMYVAVLVVWVGLFKTKWGLRVRAVGEHPQAADTMGIKVNATRFWNVTLGGAIAGIGGSFFTLVAIDSFTKEISGGRGFIALAALIFGRWNPIGAFFAALLFGFADNLQSIVTIIGTPVPSQFMAMLPYLVTVLAVAGLVGRSRPPAASGIPYVKG